One stretch of Caldisalinibacter kiritimatiensis DNA includes these proteins:
- a CDS encoding AIR synthase related protein gives MNVKKFRDLTFISINENQYIVISCDSSGGIGNKEKDIVKVSPEKLGYYTTNVALRELLAIKARPITIVNTLSVEMNNTGKKIIEGIKRAIEPLEYFEDIIITGSTEENFPVCQTGMGITVVGIIDKTQWKQPKTTKGSLAVVVGIPKVGEEVVHDKEKETLTLEVLLQLCKETYIQEILPVGSKGILYELSEIARTNNLLYGINEDITLDLNKSAGPATCAIVTVEQKYYHNLKKKCSIPINIIGKFV, from the coding sequence ATATAGTTATTTCTTGTGATTCAAGTGGTGGAATAGGCAATAAAGAAAAAGATATTGTCAAAGTTTCTCCAGAAAAGTTAGGATATTATACTACCAATGTAGCATTGAGAGAACTTTTAGCTATTAAAGCTAGGCCTATAACTATAGTAAATACCTTATCGGTAGAAATGAATAATACAGGGAAGAAGATAATAGAAGGGATAAAAAGAGCTATTGAGCCTCTTGAATACTTTGAAGATATTATCATCACAGGTAGTACTGAAGAAAACTTTCCTGTATGTCAAACGGGAATGGGAATAACAGTAGTTGGTATTATTGATAAAACACAATGGAAGCAACCAAAAACTACTAAAGGTTCTTTGGCAGTAGTTGTTGGTATTCCCAAAGTAGGAGAAGAAGTAGTACATGACAAAGAAAAAGAAACATTGACATTAGAAGTACTTTTACAGTTATGTAAAGAAACATATATTCAAGAAATTTTACCAGTAGGGTCAAAAGGAATACTATATGAATTAAGCGAAATAGCTAGAACTAATAATTTACTTTATGGAATAAATGAAGATATTACTCTCGATTTAAACAAATCAGCAGGACCAGCAACTTGTGCTATAGTTACTGTTGAACAAAAATATTATCATAACTTGAAAAAGAAATGTTCTATACCTATAAATATAATTGGAAAGTTTGTGTAA